Proteins from a single region of Candidatus Melainabacteria bacterium:
- a CDS encoding SDR family oxidoreductase, with protein sequence MFSIDFKNKVVVVTGASQGIGKAIAEVFYENGAIVILLSRNENKLKENIKRLTAVGASCQPAQYYVLDVSNPDQVKKIFKEIGHIEVLINNAGIYFTSSIADMDTKKWKELLETNLNGAMYCTKATLPEMIRKKYGRIINISSISGKLGDAYSSAYVASKFGLIGFTQSLAQEIAKENITANCICPGWTETKMAENIVHDENYAKLLNIPKEELKTSCLSAVPIGRYVHPKEVAYLALYLASDYASAITGQAINICGGLCMH encoded by the coding sequence ATGTTTTCTATTGACTTTAAAAATAAAGTAGTAGTAGTAACAGGTGCAAGTCAAGGTATTGGTAAAGCAATTGCAGAGGTTTTCTATGAAAATGGTGCTATTGTAATTTTACTTTCGAGAAACGAAAACAAATTAAAAGAAAATATAAAACGTTTAACGGCTGTAGGGGCAAGTTGTCAACCTGCCCAATATTACGTTTTAGATGTCTCTAATCCTGATCAAGTTAAAAAAATATTTAAAGAAATTGGGCATATTGAGGTGCTTATAAATAATGCTGGGATTTATTTTACTTCTAGCATAGCCGACATGGATACTAAAAAATGGAAAGAGCTTCTTGAAACAAATTTAAATGGTGCAATGTATTGTACAAAAGCAACATTACCAGAAATGATAAGGAAGAAATACGGGAGAATAATTAATATTTCTTCTATAAGCGGGAAATTGGGTGATGCATACTCAAGTGCTTATGTAGCATCTAAATTTGGCCTTATTGGTTTTACTCAATCTCTTGCACAAGAAATCGCAAAAGAAAACATTACAGCAAATTGCATATGTCCAGGCTGGACTGAAACTAAAATGGCTGAAAATATTGTTCATGATGAAAATTATGCAAAGTTACTTAATATTCCAAAAGAAGAATTAAAAACTAGTTGTTTAAGTGCAGTCCCGATTGGAAGATATGTTCACCCAAAAGAAGTTGCTTATCTTGCTTTATATCTTGCTAGTGATTATGCAAGTGCTATTACAGGCCAAGCTATAAACATTTGTGGTGGTCTTTGTATGCATTAG
- a CDS encoding DUF3800 domain-containing protein: MVQKVKEGKVSFFVDESGDAVFFNKYGKLIVGQEGCSKILLIGFIETTKPSLIRCSITNLLEEIKKDSYLSMFCSFKETINKGFHAKDDRPEIRERMFKLIKGLDFRCQIIIARKNKDRFLNNRFEGKPDKFYDYLVTRLFERSLHRYTENDIFFSKRGSSERLDHLRHAINLAVSSFNQKWNVESQAKIKVTIQKSSQEPCLQIIDYMNWAIYRAITTNDYNYLEFIKEKYSLIWDIFDSKNAGKENGWKNIYTKDKNPFHPQKMSPL, translated from the coding sequence ATGGTACAAAAAGTAAAAGAAGGAAAAGTATCCTTTTTTGTAGATGAATCTGGTGACGCGGTTTTCTTTAACAAATATGGGAAACTAATCGTTGGTCAAGAAGGTTGCTCTAAGATACTGCTCATAGGTTTTATTGAAACTACTAAACCTAGTCTAATTAGATGCTCAATAACAAATCTTTTGGAAGAAATAAAAAAAGATAGCTATCTTTCTATGTTTTGCTCTTTTAAAGAGACTATTAATAAAGGCTTTCATGCAAAAGATGACCGTCCAGAAATAAGAGAGCGGATGTTTAAATTAATAAAAGGACTGGATTTTAGATGTCAAATAATAATTGCCAGGAAAAATAAAGATAGATTTTTAAATAATAGATTTGAAGGTAAACCAGACAAGTTTTATGATTATCTCGTAACCAGGCTTTTTGAAAGAAGCTTACATAGATATACTGAAAATGACATATTTTTTAGCAAAAGAGGTTCTTCTGAAAGATTAGATCATTTAAGACATGCCATTAATCTTGCTGTTAGTAGCTTTAATCAAAAATGGAATGTCGAAAGCCAAGCTAAAATAAAAGTAACAATTCAAAAATCCTCACAGGAACCGTGCTTGCAAATTATTGATTATATGAACTGGGCAATTTATAGGGCTATTACAACAAATGATTATAATTACCTTGAGTTTATAAAAGAAAAATATAGTTTAATTTGGGATATCTTTGATTCAAAAAATGCTGGAAAAGAAAACGGCTGGAAAAATATTTACACAAAAGATAAAAATCCTTTTCATCCACAAAAGATGAGCCCCTTATAG
- a CDS encoding lipoprotein, producing the protein MRKTLVFLVLIFLLSSCSFSKDKSQIIRRKDTNNIVNISSEAIKNIGIMVEPAEIKKVNFHLRYNGIVKSIPSKTFYIASPVKGKILEVFVEPNQIINSSTNSLRLG; encoded by the coding sequence ATGAGAAAAACTTTAGTTTTTTTAGTATTAATTTTTCTTTTAAGCAGCTGCTCCTTTAGTAAAGATAAAAGTCAGATTATAAGAAGAAAAGATACAAACAATATTGTAAACATATCTAGTGAGGCAATAAAAAACATTGGAATTATGGTTGAGCCTGCTGAAATTAAAAAGGTTAATTTTCACCTTCGATATAATGGCATAGTAAAATCTATTCCAAGTAAAACTTTTTATATTGCATCTCCAGTAAAAGGAAAAATTTTAGAAGTTTTCGTTGAGCCAAACCAAATAATTAATAGTTCTACCAACTCTTTACGGTTGGGTTGA
- a CDS encoding TolC family protein has product MLTKKNCFYLLIISALLFFQFLNCNAKDVQDNFIQLKDNEPQGKISLKKALEIANENNPKVQAIVATLPVAEAKLIIAKYIPNPVIGANTELVKSGSTHPGQLGQTFELGRKRYWRIQIAKGEISKTELEIAKVLWETRAKTHIAYANLSISENLFNLASGRRDFYKSLLEISEKRYQAGSASGLDVDRTNIELLSAENDLDETNKKLKRAKVDFKGILGQKQDTELEVEGPESLKPKIFTKDYKPLKKVIEEATEKRLEAAILEKDFGITRAKLKKARWERVPNLYIEGGPAKPSFRDSVWGPYFGTQFEVPLFNRKQGEIKEAKAQIEYLAKERKRIENEINMEVKGALVDLELSETQIERFESKLLTSSENILEAIKKGYEIGRLTLTDVLNAEQKNRDLRQKYLENLLNYQIALASLEYAVGVPILE; this is encoded by the coding sequence ATGCTTACTAAAAAAAATTGTTTTTACTTATTGATAATATCAGCATTATTATTTTTTCAGTTTTTAAATTGTAATGCAAAAGATGTGCAAGATAATTTTATCCAATTAAAAGACAATGAACCACAAGGTAAAATTTCACTAAAAAAAGCTTTAGAGATTGCAAATGAAAATAATCCAAAAGTGCAGGCAATAGTTGCAACATTACCAGTAGCAGAAGCAAAATTAATCATTGCAAAATATATTCCCAATCCAGTCATTGGTGCAAATACAGAGCTTGTAAAAAGCGGATCAACTCATCCTGGTCAACTTGGTCAAACTTTTGAACTTGGTAGAAAACGTTATTGGAGAATTCAAATTGCAAAAGGTGAGATCTCAAAAACAGAACTTGAAATTGCAAAAGTTTTATGGGAAACTCGTGCTAAAACACACATTGCTTATGCAAATTTATCCATATCAGAAAATTTGTTTAACTTAGCTAGTGGCAGACGTGATTTTTATAAATCACTTCTTGAAATTTCTGAAAAAAGATATCAAGCAGGAAGTGCATCTGGACTAGATGTAGACAGAACAAATATTGAGTTATTAAGTGCAGAAAATGACTTAGATGAAACTAACAAAAAATTAAAAAGAGCTAAAGTTGACTTTAAAGGGATTCTTGGCCAGAAGCAAGATACTGAACTAGAAGTAGAAGGACCAGAATCCCTAAAACCAAAAATTTTTACTAAGGATTATAAACCATTAAAAAAGGTTATAGAAGAAGCAACTGAAAAAAGACTAGAGGCAGCAATTTTAGAAAAAGACTTTGGAATTACAAGAGCAAAATTAAAAAAAGCAAGGTGGGAAAGAGTACCTAATTTATATATTGAAGGTGGACCTGCAAAACCAAGCTTCCGTGACAGTGTCTGGGGTCCGTATTTTGGAACTCAGTTTGAAGTTCCTTTATTTAACAGAAAACAAGGCGAGATCAAAGAAGCTAAAGCACAAATAGAATATCTTGCTAAAGAAAGAAAAAGAATAGAAAATGAAATCAATATGGAAGTTAAAGGTGCCCTTGTGGATTTAGAATTAAGTGAAACCCAAATAGAAAGATTTGAAAGCAAGCTTTTAACCAGTTCAGAGAACATATTAGAAGCAATTAAAAAAGGATATGAGATTGGAAGACTAACACTAACTGATGTATTAAATGCTGAACAAAAAAACAGGGACTTAAGACAAAAATATTTAGAGAATCTGCTTAATTATCAAATTGCACTTGCAAGTTTAGAATATGCTGTTGGTGTTCCTATATTAGAATAA
- a CDS encoding AAA family ATPase produces the protein MKNTKEKDNQEFVPAQDLPLLLNILPDKIRKSLENYDLNSLIEVVMDYGRLPEARFFDGKRIDIENEPVTLGDINYAVNRVGDFTSDNRAGIERTLHRISCVRNRSGEIIGLTCRVGRTITGTIDIIRDYVESKKSILLLGPPGIGKTTRLREMARVLADDLNKRVIVIDTSNEVAGDGDIPHHGIGRSRRMQVARPELQHAVMIEAVENHTPEVIIIDEIGTELEAHAARTIAERGVQLIGTAHGNALENLLKNPTLCDLVGGIQTVTLGDEEARRRGTQKTILERANEPTFEITIEILDHERLAVHKDVASAVDSLLRGRALFPEVRKLDRLTGKVEIITGKETITSQGQISISQTETKLLKEIINIYPYAVSRGQLERVIQNLELPANICKSLDEAHAILALKNYARQGAKIIELSKEHKIPLYVVKTNTIEDIQSALKDLFPDLINDFITGKNFQSKFEQDKDTALEEVHKAINTVMDTDKAIDLTPRSTQIRKLQHELIEEYKLDSLSIGQEPARRVRIFPPPKPGDVT, from the coding sequence ATGAAAAATACAAAAGAAAAAGATAATCAAGAATTTGTTCCTGCTCAAGACTTACCTTTACTTTTAAATATTCTTCCGGATAAAATCAGGAAGTCATTAGAAAATTATGATTTAAATAGTTTAATTGAAGTTGTAATGGATTATGGACGTCTGCCTGAAGCTAGATTTTTTGATGGGAAAAGAATTGATATAGAAAATGAACCAGTAACTTTAGGAGATATAAATTATGCAGTAAACAGGGTTGGAGATTTTACCTCAGACAATAGAGCTGGTATTGAAAGAACTTTACACAGAATTAGTTGTGTAAGAAATCGTAGTGGAGAAATAATTGGCTTAACATGCAGGGTTGGAAGAACAATAACAGGAACTATTGATATTATCCGGGATTATGTAGAATCAAAAAAATCTATTTTACTTTTAGGCCCTCCTGGTATAGGTAAGACGACAAGACTACGTGAGATGGCACGTGTACTTGCAGATGATTTAAATAAAAGAGTAATTGTAATAGATACATCTAATGAAGTTGCAGGAGATGGTGATATTCCTCATCATGGGATTGGAAGATCAAGAAGGATGCAGGTTGCAAGACCAGAACTTCAACATGCAGTAATGATAGAAGCTGTTGAAAATCATACTCCTGAAGTAATTATTATTGATGAAATTGGAACAGAACTTGAAGCTCATGCTGCAAGGACAATTGCTGAAAGAGGTGTTCAATTAATTGGGACTGCGCATGGAAATGCACTTGAAAATCTTTTAAAAAATCCTACTTTGTGTGACTTAGTAGGTGGAATCCAAACAGTTACTCTTGGTGATGAAGAAGCAAGAAGAAGAGGAACACAAAAAACAATTTTAGAAAGAGCTAATGAACCTACCTTTGAAATTACAATTGAAATATTAGATCACGAAAGACTGGCAGTTCATAAAGATGTTGCTTCTGCTGTAGATAGCTTGCTTAGAGGCAGAGCTTTATTCCCAGAAGTAAGAAAATTAGATCGACTAACGGGTAAGGTAGAAATAATTACTGGTAAAGAAACAATTACTTCTCAAGGGCAAATTTCAATTTCACAAACAGAGACAAAACTTTTAAAAGAAATTATAAATATTTATCCATATGCAGTAAGTAGAGGGCAACTAGAAAGAGTTATTCAAAACTTAGAACTACCAGCAAATATTTGTAAATCCCTTGATGAGGCACATGCAATCCTAGCTTTAAAAAATTATGCAAGACAAGGAGCAAAAATTATAGAACTTTCTAAAGAACACAAGATTCCACTGTATGTAGTTAAAACAAATACAATTGAAGATATTCAAAGTGCTCTTAAGGATTTATTCCCTGATCTTATTAACGATTTTATTACAGGTAAAAATTTCCAAAGCAAATTTGAACAAGATAAAGATACTGCTCTTGAAGAAGTTCATAAAGCAATAAATACTGTAATGGATACAGATAAGGCTATTGACTTAACTCCAAGAAGTACACAAATCAGAAAACTTCAGCATGAATTAATTGAAGAATACAAACTAGACAGTTTAAGTATTGGCCAAGAACCAGCTAGGAGAGTAAGAATCTTTCCACCACCAAAGCCAGGGGATGTCACATAA
- a CDS encoding 4Fe-4S dicluster domain-containing protein — MKNAIEQKKFFKLVCGASFTDTKMIENLAFVFTLAGAHVIDLAPKADVIFAARHGIKKALSTQHSALSPPLLMASIQLDQDPHFRKIEIDYNLCDVCGACVRICPTEAFRIENRNGESANRRIGELVYLVERCFGCGECPSHCHASALKMIDTKPTPKETLKEMISLGITGIEFHFGKNIEKIKEIWEEVVRAIEACGRMPLLSFSIGSGLLSSEEIKYAANLCYKLAGKNIILQCDGTPMSGHLRKNGNNNDKSYMYVAKVIQEENLPVYLQIAGGTDEHSFKQTIKLGIKINGVAIGSYARKLLMPYLNDLEDKEKLKSAVNIARSLVNSVN; from the coding sequence ATGAAAAATGCGATTGAACAAAAAAAATTTTTTAAATTGGTTTGCGGAGCAAGTTTTACAGATACAAAAATGATTGAAAATCTTGCATTTGTTTTTACACTTGCAGGAGCACATGTAATAGATCTTGCACCAAAAGCAGATGTAATTTTTGCAGCAAGACACGGGATAAAAAAAGCACTCAGCACTCAGCACTCAGCACTCAGCCCCCCTTTATTAATGGCAAGTATACAATTAGATCAAGATCCACATTTTCGCAAAATAGAAATTGACTATAATTTATGTGATGTTTGTGGTGCTTGTGTAAGGATTTGTCCAACTGAGGCCTTTAGGATTGAGAATAGAAACGGCGAATCGGCGAATCGACGAATCGGCGAACTTGTATACCTTGTTGAGAGGTGCTTTGGATGTGGAGAATGTCCATCTCATTGTCATGCTTCTGCTCTAAAAATGATCGACACTAAACCAACTCCAAAAGAAACTTTAAAAGAAATGATTTCACTTGGTATTACAGGAATAGAATTTCACTTTGGTAAAAATATTGAAAAGATAAAAGAGATTTGGGAGGAGGTGGTTCGTGCCATTGAGGCATGCGGTCGCATGCCTCTACTGTCGTTTTCAATCGGCAGTGGACTCTTGTCTTCTGAAGAAATTAAATATGCTGCAAATTTATGTTATAAACTAGCTGGAAAGAATATTATCTTACAATGTGATGGAACCCCTATGAGTGGGCATCTAAGGAAAAATGGGAATAATAATGACAAATCTTACATGTACGTTGCTAAAGTAATTCAGGAAGAAAATCTCCCAGTCTACTTACAAATTGCTGGTGGTACTGACGAGCATTCTTTTAAACAAACAATTAAACTTGGAATTAAAATTAATGGTGTAGCAATAGGATCTTATGCAAGAAAATTATTGATGCCGTATTTAAATGATTTAGAAGACAAAGAAAAATTAAAGAGTGCTGTTAACATTGCAAGATCGTTAGTTAATTCAGTAAACTAG